The Demetria terragena DSM 11295 sequence CCTGGCCGAGGCGCTGCCAGGCGCTGACGCGCTGTTTGTGTGGGACTTCTTCAATCCTGCGCTCGCGGCGGCCTGGAAGCATCAGGACCGGTTGAGGTGGATGCACGTTGCCTCGGCGGGCGTCGACGCGGTTTTGTTTGACGAACTCCGCGCGTCGTCGGTGGTCCTGACCAACGCGCACGGAATTTTTGATCGGCCGATTGCGGAGTTTGTGCTGGCGAGCGTCCTTGCCGAGGCGAAACTCCTCCATCAGTCCGCTGACTTTCAGCGCGCCCGCGAGTGGGTTCACCGCGAGCCTCGAAGTGTCGAAGGTGCCCGGGCCATGATCGTGGGAACCGGGGGAATCGGTCGGGCGACGGCTCGACTCCTTTCTGCTGTCGGGATGCAGGTCGTCGGCGCCGGGCGCACGCCGCGCTCGGGCGACCCAGACTTCGGGGAGGTGGTGGCCAGCGATCGACTTGCCGAGCACATCGCGGATGTCGACTTCTTGATCAACGCCGCGCCGCTGACACCGAGCACCACCGGGCTGCTCAACGCTGAGGTGTTCCAGGCATTGCCTTCCCACGCGCACGTGGTCAACATCGGCCGTGGGCCGAGCTTGGTAGAGGCCGATCTCGGGAAGGCCATACGCGAAGGGGCGATTGCAGGCGCTTCATTGGACGTCTTCGAGGTCGAGCCGCTGCCGAACGAGTCGCCGCTGTGGGATCTTCCTGGGGTGCGGATCTCGGCCCACATGTCAGGTGATGTCGCGGGCTGGCGAGACCGACTGGCCGAACAGTTCGTGGACCTCGCCGAGCGCTGGCTTGAAGGCGCGCCCATGCCGCACGAGATCGACAAACAGAATGGCTTCGTGACTTCAAGGAGTGGTTCATGACCGATCTATCCATGGTGAGCGCAACTGAGCTAACCGACGGATTCCGTTCGGGCGAATGGACGCCCGTGGACGCCTTGGAAGCGGCCATGGGCGCTGTCGAGAAGTACGACAGCGCAGTCAACGCGATCACCATGGTCGATGAGCAGTACGCCCGGGCGCGCGCCGAGGACTCGGCGGCGCGGTGGTCGTCCGGCGACCCGATAAGCGCTACGGACGGCATCCCGTTGACGGTGAAAGACATGATGCCCACTCAGGGTTGGCCGACTTATCGCGGAAGCAACCTCATCGGAGACGAGGGCCCGTGGGATCTGGACGCCCCGTTCGCGGCTCGGTTGCGCGAGGCGGGTCAGGTGATCTTTGGCAAGAACACCACACCGGAGTTTGGGTGGAAGGGCGTGACCGACTCGCTCCGGCATGGTGTGACGCGCAATGCGTGGAATCCGGACCGTACCTCTGGCGGCTCTAGTGGCGGCGCCGCCTCGGCGACGGCGCTCGGTATGGGCACCTGGTCGGTGGGTACCGACGGTGGCGGATCAGTCCGAATACCAGGCGCATTCAGTGGAATCGTCGCACTTAAGCCGACCTACGGGCAGGTGCCGGTGTTTCCGGCAAGCCCTTACGGCACCCTGTCGCACATTGGTCCGATGACCAGGTCAGTGCGTGATTGTGCGCTGCTCCTCGACGTGATTTCCGGCCCTGACTCACGCGACTGGTCGGCGATGCCCACGAGGCGCTCGTCCTGGACGGATGGCCTCGGCCAAGGTGTCGCCGGTATGAGACTTGCCTACTCAGCCAACCTTGGCTACGGACATAACGCTCCAGGGGTCGACGCTGCCTTCCACGCTGCACTCGACGTTTTACGTGGCCTTGGCGCCGAGATTGACGAGGTTGAGTTGGGACTCGACGATCCCGTCGAGGCGTTCCACACTCTGTGGTTCACTGGCGCCGCGAAGGTCGTCGATGCATACGGCGACGGGGCCCGCGAGCGCATTGACCCTGGATTGCGTTCTGCCATTGAGCAATTCGGCGATGGCGCCACCGCTCAGGACTACCTGGACGCCACTGCGGTCCGCGCGGAATGGGGTCGTCGCACCGGGGAGTTGCACGACACCTATGCAGCACTCCTCACGCCCACGATGCCCATCCCG is a genomic window containing:
- a CDS encoding D-2-hydroxyacid dehydrogenase, producing the protein MTATLPVLVVLSAPGEDAPPQVAALRDRMEIRVVDADHLAEALPGADALFVWDFFNPALAAAWKHQDRLRWMHVASAGVDAVLFDELRASSVVLTNAHGIFDRPIAEFVLASVLAEAKLLHQSADFQRAREWVHREPRSVEGARAMIVGTGGIGRATARLLSAVGMQVVGAGRTPRSGDPDFGEVVASDRLAEHIADVDFLINAAPLTPSTTGLLNAEVFQALPSHAHVVNIGRGPSLVEADLGKAIREGAIAGASLDVFEVEPLPNESPLWDLPGVRISAHMSGDVAGWRDRLAEQFVDLAERWLEGAPMPHEIDKQNGFVTSRSGS
- a CDS encoding amidase, with translation MTDLSMVSATELTDGFRSGEWTPVDALEAAMGAVEKYDSAVNAITMVDEQYARARAEDSAARWSSGDPISATDGIPLTVKDMMPTQGWPTYRGSNLIGDEGPWDLDAPFAARLREAGQVIFGKNTTPEFGWKGVTDSLRHGVTRNAWNPDRTSGGSSGGAASATALGMGTWSVGTDGGGSVRIPGAFSGIVALKPTYGQVPVFPASPYGTLSHIGPMTRSVRDCALLLDVISGPDSRDWSAMPTRRSSWTDGLGQGVAGMRLAYSANLGYGHNAPGVDAAFHAALDVLRGLGAEIDEVELGLDDPVEAFHTLWFTGAAKVVDAYGDGARERIDPGLRSAIEQFGDGATAQDYLDATAVRAEWGRRTGELHDTYAALLTPTMPIPAFAAGQPAPDGWHSQLWTSWCPYTYPFNMTQQPALTVPCGFTGEGLPLGLQVVAARHQDATTLRVGHAYESGTNWHHLMPPLLSERRDRP